The following coding sequences lie in one Cytobacillus sp. IB215665 genomic window:
- a CDS encoding DUF1456 family protein, protein LKKVKIALSLTSEDMIEILEGAGVIITKGELGALLRKEGHKNYKVCGDRYARNFLKGLTIRYRG, encoded by the coding sequence TTCTAAAGAAAGTGAAAATCGCTCTCTCTTTGACAAGTGAGGATATGATCGAGATATTGGAAGGCGCTGGAGTGATCATAACAAAAGGGGAATTAGGTGCCCTATTACGTAAAGAAGGCCATAAGAATTACAAAGTGTGCGGTGATCGGTACGCGCGGAATTTCTTAAAAGGACTAACCATAAGATACAGGGGATAA